In the Lepidochelys kempii isolate rLepKem1 chromosome 4, rLepKem1.hap2, whole genome shotgun sequence genome, cttcaacaacaaaaacttcaaaaccaaacttcagtgagaaactgcagaactggaattaatgtgcaaactggacaccatcaaattaggctggaataaagactgggagtggatgggtaactacaaaaagtaattttccctctgctgatactcacaccttcttgtgaactgttggaaatggccaaCGTCCACTTTGATTGTATTGGCCttgttatcactacaaaagtaattttccctcttttgatattcaccccttcttgtcaactgttgagaatactcaacttccaccttaattgaattggcctcattagcactgactcctcacttggtaaggcaactcccatcttttaatGTACtgctcactgtatttttcactccatgcatctgatgtgggagttttagctcatgaaagcttatgcccaaataaatttgttactctctaaggtaacaaggactcctcgttgtttttgctgatacagactaacacagctaccactctgaaacctgtctccagGCAGAGTGACAATGACTATTGAGTTTGAGTGACTCAATTTTTCAGTGCCCCATTTGAGGTCTCTGGAAGTTTGGAGCACTAACCCTTTGAAAATAAGACTTTTTAAAGGTGTCTCTAGTTGTGCACATGAAAACTGAGGCAGCCATAAACACtaatcacttctgaaaaccttGGCCATCCTGTCTATTTATATAAACATTGTGAAAGTGTCATTTGGAGGTCCAGAGAATGAGACATAATAGACATGACCTGGATTCTGCTactcttactcacactgagtggTACCTGACTGCTtgaatagtctcattgaaatcagtttCACTGTTTAGTGAGTAAAATGTTATTCAGTGTCAGAAGGTATgaaagaatctggccctaagaaaACAGCAAAGCACCTTTATCTGTGGGGACATCAGTCCTTACTCAGAGGAAACTCCCAAGGCCTTCTAGAGAGGTCCTAGAGTGCTTAATTCTTCATAGAGGTAAGAGTACTATTTGTATTTCTGCACTAATAAAATAGCAGCATAAGGTCATAAATACAGTGATGAGTTATTATCACCAGGAGTCCTCCAGACATAAACACAAAGAGGTTGATTAACATGATATCTCCAAATTCCTGCTTATGCTTGCACATCACCGACATTGTTTGGAAAGCCAACAGTGACTGTCTTGATCACTGGTGACCTCAACAAGAATTTTGGTGGCTGCTATATTGATCAGACCCTGGGGCTGTTCCTCAGATAAATACTAAAGCAAACAGTTTTTATCTATTAGCCAAATGGTCTAGCCCAGTGGGTCTCAATCAGGAGTATGCacacccctgggggtacacaaaggtcttccatggggtacatcaactcatctagatatttgcctagttttatagcagactacataaaaagcactagcgaagtcagtacaaattaaaatttcatacagacagtgacttgtctATACTACTCTATataatatacactgaaatgtaagtacaatatttatattccaattggtttattttataattatatggtaaaaatgagaaagtgagcaatttttcagtaatagtgtgctgtgacactttctttgtatttttatgtctgattttgtaagcaagtagtttttaagtgaggtaaaattTGGAgcacgcaagacaaatcagactctggaAGGGGTAttgtaatctggaaaggttgagagctattGGTCTAGCTTTCCTGTTTTGTGTGATCAAACACAATTAAGAGAGAAACTCATTAGGGGAGTGGTGGAGGTGGTGGCAGTGAACCTTTCCCTGCTCACACAGATAACTTTAATCAGGCCTTTCAGTTAATTTCTGAAACCCTTCTGTATCAGCATCAATGTCTGAAGCAGGATTTTCAGCCTAAGGCCCCATCAGGAAAAACCCACATAGCTTCCCATCAGCAAAGCAGACAGTTTTGTTTTCATGGCAGTGTCTTGTAGCTCTTATTTACAATCTGAATCAcatcattgatttcagtaatCTTTCCTGCACTAAGAACGGATATTAATTATTTCAACGCAGGACCtgggtgggttttgtttgtttgttttgaaaatccAGATATTTAAAATTAAGACAAATAATAACACTCCATAGATCCTTCGAGAGTTAAAAAAACTCCACAAGTTATTTTAATGGTGCAAGAAGTAAAGGTGCCACGATATTCACCAGCCTGAAGACCATGGGTGCTGTCTACAGCAATTTACTAAGGGCCAGATCTCATCATCCTTACTAATGTTCAGTAGTATTTTACTTTATGAGTTCTCCCACTGATATAGCTCATGGAATAAGATACTACTCAATATGAATAAAGGCACCTGAATCTGGATTGAAGAGGTTGGGAGTGTACTACTGTGGGTAAGCTATATGATGCACTTTCATACGGATAACTAAGGTTTCTGGGTCTAAGCGGGTCTCATATCTCGGCAGGATCAAGAGCTGTATGACAGAATTTCTTTTGTAGCTTCTTCAGTCCCAGAGAAAGAAATGATCAATGTTTAGATATGAACATGCAGCAGATTTTTCCCCATTAAGAAAATATGTGAAATCCTATAAATACCATTGTAAATGGAGGTTTATGGAACATTATGATGAACCCAGAATATTGATTAGCCATATATTCTTCTTAGGAGGAAATGTGGTTGTTGAAAGGTGATCACAATGTTTAAGCATTTCCTAAATCCAAAACCTTGGGTAGAGCAGAGGTGAgggaaacaaaaaacagtttCTGGAGGGAAAGCAGTTAAATGATGATCCAACATGAGGCAGTTTTGGATGCGGGGGGAGATCACTGGCTAATTTTCCACCCCAATCTGAAGGCAGGATTTACAAGCTGTAAACCATTGATTTACAGTTCTAAGTTGCAGGGTGGAGCAAAATGCGGCTCTGAAAAAGATTAGTCTCCCTTTGGTGAAGTAAATGGAAGCTGAAAAGATGATACCTGGGAAAGCTGTATGCAGGGCTGTATGCAGCAGCGCTTATCCCAGGGATATTCGAGAGACAAGGGTGGGTGATGACGCACCTTTTCTCTCTAACATGGCAAAGGTGACAGCCACCTGCTGGGATCGATTTTCCTCACTGGCGtcggcaaataaataaataaataaatccaaacaTAAAGCTCTTTTGGTGCCGGCTCAAAAGGCATGTCCGGTTTAAAGATAGCCCGGGTGTTCTGATTAATCAATACCACCTACCGAAGAGAGTGGTGTTCGGCCTCAGAACTGAAACAGTATGATAAGAAAATGATATAGTGCGCGTTAGGATGTATAATTCATGTTGCCTTCATTTGCTCAGACCAGCGTAAAAATCCATACATCATTTTCTTGTTCATGTATTGCCTAAGTGCAATTTGTCATTTTGCATTAGAGGGCTGCTTCAGATCATCAGCGCTTTTAATTCACTGGCTACAGTTTAACAAAACACCGGCCCTGCTTGACAACTGAGCCTGCATAGGAAGGAAGCGCTATACTGGCTATAGCATGTAGCTTAAACAAAATGGAGACGTGTGTTTGATTTACAAACGTGGAGATAACGCACTTACCTGCTACAACTCTGGCACTGTCCTGAgctgagaaaaagaaaatggatcTGTTTGTTCTCATAGGTCCTCAAAGTATTATATACTTGACAACCACAGTGTTTATGTGAGCAGGCTTCTTTGCTTAGCCTAGCAGCTCCAGTGTATTTTTAATGTTGGCTGTATGAGAATTATTCTCACTTGGATATATCCTGGGTGCCATTAGCCAAATCAGTCATATTAcgttaaaatgtttgtttatgcTCCACCACTGACAACAAACACACCCAATGTTTACCTAGAAGTGATGAGCTTGCTTTCTTGATGAAATGCAGTTCCCTTGGCTTTGGTGGCCATTGGTTGTTCAATCACACAAAGCGGGCGATCTTTAAACTTTTGAGGGTCCCTGTTTATTGTCACATCTGGACTTACTGCTTTTActcaattactttaaaaaaatcacctttcTTGATTCTGAGCACTGAGCTCTGGCACACTGCAATAATAAGAGGCTTTAGATTAGAAACAGATTGCTTTCAAGTCATGTTAAATCACAGCAAGCACTCATATATCTAGACGGAGGTTAACGAAGTGGCCCCCTTACAAAGGAAAATAGGATAGAAATtccgttgttttttttttaagtttgttgtTACACGTGTAAGGAGGAATTATTGCATTTTAAAGAACAAATAaacaaaggggaagaaaaataaacaaatgattCAAatccaaaataaacattttattataGAAAAATAACAACTAAATCTAAGAGCCAAACTGTGCTCCTTAAACTTTCGTTTGCAACGGAATGAGAGGTGGGATAGAGAATTGCTAGTGTAGGGTCGACTTCCCACTGTGTGAGCACCGATGGGTAACTTTAATGGTTCACCCCCTCTCTAGGTTGCTGCTCTGCTGTAATTACGGCTCCCGTGGAGAGGCAGCACTGTGTTTGTTATATAGCACTTCAAAGCAGCCGTCATTACAACAACAAAGCCATTTGTTTATGTAATCCCTGTAAACTAAGAGCTGTGGACGCTGCCTGTGAAGGAAAATCAACAGAGCAAAGCGAATACATTAAACCTTAAAGTtggtgataaatgcaaaggaatgcaAAATAAGATCCCAGTTCAGGGCGGGTGGAAAGGGAATTTCATGCGAGATGAAGTACGCTTGGGTCAACATCTGGATGGTGGCTagataaaaaattaattaaaattccCTAACTGCAGCTGCATGCAGTGCTTTGAATATTTTGGATTACAGCTCCTGCAAGCGAATACAAAAAAGAAGCATATGAATAACCAACAATTGAGTAAGTGATGTAATGAATATAAACAGCTATTGAGATATATCAATTAAAGCATCTTACTTCACAGTTTCATCCTTTGGCGACATTGGGGAAATccgggaggagaggaggaatgaAGCCAGCGTCCTGCACAGAAATACCTGCAAAGAAATCACATCTTGCCTGCAATGAgagactttaaccgctaggaggAGCCTGCTACCTACAATTGCAAAGCAAATCCACTCATCCCTTCAGCTACTACATCTGTATAAAACTTAAGTGTTATAGTTGATGCAGTGATTATTTACAACCAGATCGGTCCATCTATTGTATATCTTTAAGATTTCCAGGTTTCAATGAGCTGCCGGTGTTTGCGTGACTCTTAATTTCCATTCCCAGATTGTCTGAAACAGATTTAACAATCTGCATTGTCATTCATGTGGCTTTATTTGAGATAAATGCATACAAaatacagagatttttttttaaatgcaccaaaATTTCGAGGGGTCAGCTAAAGCCCCTTCAAGTTACATGTCCTTCCTTTCGGATCGTAGGAGTAAAAAcggaaggaaggaaaggggggcACGACGACGACAAGGATGATATATTGATCCAATGGCTGTATTCAGATTCAGATACGCCATAATCTCCTTTTCATTGATCCACAGGTCCTCTTATAAACTGTCTCTCCATTCTCAACCCCAGACATCACGCTGAAATCATGTTAGCTGCAGCGGCTTTAGCTTGGCTTTGCCGGGTTGTAAATTTACTGCAGCTGGAAAAGGAttagccattttttttttctggtaaccCAGCTTTAACTGCTCAAAGATAAGACCCATTTACATGAAAGGAGcgaaggaaggagggggagaagacCAAACTGCAATGAATGAATAGATAGAAAGataaatacaaacatttttaaatacgTAGAGGATTTTTATCGAACATGTATCGAAATGAACATGTATCGAAATGTAATTTCCTCTATTTCCACAATAGGAAAATGCATCTGAACGGACAGCTTATTGAAATGTATCAAAGGAAGCCATCCTTCTCCTGTTTTACTAGTTATGATCAAAGATGTGATCACGAATCACTGATCTTACAAGAAGTCTCTCTTTCTGCCTAATATTTGGTGTTCCTTACAAACAATAACCAAATAGCATTTAGCAAAAAGTGAAATCTATGAACATTTCATCGTATTTGTACAAGGTTTAGAAAGTTATACAAATGGAACTTCAGTTTAATAAATCACCGGGTATATTATATGGAACACCAACGTATCCACAGTTTAGATTTATGAACATGTGTATCAAAATTAATCTATAAATCTTAACAGATGGTTTACATTGTAATGtagacacatacatacatatctcCAAAATGTGTGTTACCTATGGACTTTGCATGCAAAACCTATTGATATAAATGCAGAAATTGTCATTGACCTTACTTATTACAGTCTTCTACTCCTACTGACCTTCcactatggggggagggggcagggaaatcTAGCGCTCTGGTGTTGAACAAGGCTTAGCACTATCCAATGTGTGTTGCTGAGTTTAAGTTGCAAAATAGTATTTCAGCAAAGGATACAAAAATGGATATTTTGTACAGTTGCAATAGTGACACAACTACTAAATAACATTTATCAGAGTGCTTTCCATGTCAGGtaagttgaaacaatagtaaacaCCGATAAAAAATGGTCCTTTGTACCCAGAGCATtgtattaaataatatttttcatcgGCAAACTTCTATTGACTCTTCCCATCTAACCCCCTTCTCGTCACACACAAGCTAATTTCAGATCCAGCACTGTTGACATTTATTCCACTCCATAACGCAAACTATCATATTCTGCTTTGATTCACATCTTGTACCATCTCTTTCACTTCAGACAGTGAAGCTGCAGAGGGTATAAATCaggccaggatttggcccaaattCAGAACGGTGTTAATTAGATGAACTGGGAAGAAGTGTAGGAGTGTGATGGAAACTTGCACTCTCTCAGTTGTCAACCAATTATTTAAGGCAGCCCAGTATAAAATAAGGCACAAGTTTCCCttgtttactctttttaaaatgtttgttttaccaTTGAACCAGATATAGAGCTGgccaaataggaaaaaaaaaaaaaaaaaaagaagaagaagaagaagaagttagTAGCTGATGGAAATTCCTCCGCCACGGGGAAAACTGGTTATTATTGTCGTCTTGGTTTGCACTGATGACGATAGGTGATCTCCCTATTCAGTAACTGCAGCAGGGGAATAGTAACTTTCCGAGGCAGAGATTCCCCAGTAAGCGCTTCGGGACCTGCAGGGttattctctctctgtgtctctctgtagCATGCACACAAACCAACTAGAGGTCTGGgctctcccccctctctcccctgtgaTGCAGCCTGCTTGACGTGCGCTGGATCCAATAGGCTGTCGCCCCTGTGGGTGTTGCTACACACTCATTGGTTGGCAGGAGCAGGGCGCTGCGCAAAAACAGAAAAGCCGAGCGCTCGGAGCTCAGAAACTGCCAGTAGAGATcacaggagctggagctgggacaggaggagagctgcagcGAGAGAGCGcgtgagagagaagaaaaagcagcAAGAGAGGAAAGACTAATCAGCACCTCAATAAAGAGCAAAACGATGACTATCATCATAACAATGGcaataaaagaagaaaatataaataaaggaaagaaaatataaaataacaatgattattattataataaaggagaaaatcccaGAGAAATTCAGAGAATGAAAGTTTTGGGCGGCAAACCTTCTCTCTGCCTTTTTGATATTAGATCCTTTTGCTggttatatttttttttcattttttctgcctttttctgcATCTAAAGAGGGCATGTCCAGCGGTTCCTCCAGCAGCCTCTACCCCTCCTGCTCCCATCAGGAAGGCAAACCGAGGACAATCTTGAAATATAAAAATTTCCTCCTTGGGATTTGCTGCTGCCGCTGCCTCCACTGCCGCTGCAGCGGTGCAGTGCCAAGACTCTCGGAATAAATAAGAGCGGGCTACTGTGTATactgtgtgtatatctatctatttatctatctatctccatacagCTCTAGGTATTATTAGTTGGCCATTTATATTGAAGATCACAGATGAGGTGGGAACGCCTATCTTCTTCGTTTGCTCAGCGTGTGAAATAATCATAAAAAAGAGGGAAATGGGGAAGAAAAACTCCTAATATGAAGCagaaggaataataataataaaacccctAGATCGAAATCCCACTcagatccccctccctccacgcACGCACACTGCCCGCAGTATTTTGAGAGGGGAAGGTGGTGGTTTCTGAAGGAGGAAGTGGTGTTGGAGGGGATCTCTTTCCCCTTTTGGAGATGATTGTGCTATTCCTCCTTGCCTTGCTCTGGATGGTGGAGGGAGCCCTTTCTCAGCTTCACTACACGGTGCAAGAGGAGCAGGAGCATGGCACGTTCGTGGGGAATATCGCCGAGGACCTGGGCTTGGACATTACAAAACTTTCGGCTCGCCGCTTCCAGACGGTGCCCAACTCCCGGAGCCCTTACCTGGAGCTCAACCTGGAGACCGGGGTGCTGTACGTGAACGAGAAGATCGACCGGGAGCAGATCTGCAAGCAGAACCCCCCCTCCTGCCAGCTGCACCTGGAGGTCTTTCTGGAGAACCCCTTGGAGCTGTTCCGGGTGGAGATCGAGGTGCTGGACATCAACGACAATCCGCCTTCCTTCCCGGAGCCCGACCTGACCGTGGAGATCTCCGAGAGCGCCACGCCGGGCACCCGCTTCCCACTGGAGAGCGCCTTCGACCCGGACGTGGGCACCAACTCGCTGCGCACCTACGAGATCACCCCCAACAGCTACTTCTCGCTGGACGTGCAGACCCAGGGCGACGGCAACCGCTTCGCCGAGCTGGTGCTGGACAAGCCCCTGGACCGCGAGCAGCAGGCGGTGCACCGCTACGTGCTGACCGCGGTGGACGGGGGCCAACCCCAGCAGCGCACCGGCACCGCCCTGCTCACCATCAGGGTGCTGGACTCCAATGACAACGTGCCCGCCTTCGAGCAGCCCGTCTACACCGTGTCCCTGCCGGAGAACTCGCCGCCGGGCACCCTGGTGCTGCAGCTCAACGCCAGCGACCCGGACGAGGGCCAGAACGGCGAGGTCATCTACTCCTTCAGCAGCCACATCTCGGCGCGGGCCCGGGAGCTCTTCGGCATCTCGCCGCGCACGGGCCGGCTGGAGGTGAGCGGCGAGCTGGACTACGAGGAGAGCAGCGTGTACCAGGTGTACGTGCAAGCCAAGGACCTGGGCCCCAACGCCGTGCCCGCCCACTGCAAGGTGCTGGTGCGGGTGCTGGACGCCAACGACAACCCGCCCGAGATCAGCTTCTCCACCGTCAAGGAGGCGGTGAGCGAGGCGGCCGCGCCGGGCACGGTGGTGGCCCTGTTCAGCGTCTCGGACCGGGACTCGGAGGAGAACGGGCAGGTGCAGTGCGAGCTGCTGCAGGGCGACGCGCCCTTCCGCCTCAAGAGCTCCTTCAAGAACTACTACACCATCGTCACCGAGGGGCCGCTGGACCGCGAGCAGCCGGGCGGCGACGCCTACACCCTGACGGTGGTGGCGCGGGACCTGGGCGAGCCGGCGCTGAGCACCAGCAAGTCCATCCAGGTGCGGGTGAGCGACGTGAACGACAACGCGCCGCGCTTCAGCCAGCCCCTCTACCAGGTCTATGTGAGCGAGAACAACGTGCCGGGCGCCTACATCTACGCCGTGAGCGCCACCGACCGGGACCAGGGCGCCAACGCCCAGCTCGCCTACTCCATCCTGGAGAGCCAGATCCAGGGCATGTCCGTCTTCACCTACGTCTCCATCAACGCCGAGAACGGCTTCCTCTACGCCCTGCGCTCCTTCGACTACGAGCAGCTCAAGGAGTTCAGCTTCCAGGTGGAGGCCCGCGACGCCGGCGaggagccccagcccctggccggCAACGCCACCGTCAGCATCATCGTGGTGGACCAGAACGACAACGCGCCCGCCATCGTCAGCCCCCTGCCCGGCCGCAACGGCACCCCGGCCCGGGAGGTGCTGCCGCGCAGCGCCGAGCCCGGCTACCTGGTGAGCCGGGTGGCGGCGGTGGACGCGGACGACGGGGAGAACGCCCGCCTCACCTACAGCATCGCGCGGGGC is a window encoding:
- the PCDH10 gene encoding protocadherin-10 isoform X2; the protein is MIVLFLLALLWMVEGALSQLHYTVQEEQEHGTFVGNIAEDLGLDITKLSARRFQTVPNSRSPYLELNLETGVLYVNEKIDREQICKQNPPSCQLHLEVFLENPLELFRVEIEVLDINDNPPSFPEPDLTVEISESATPGTRFPLESAFDPDVGTNSLRTYEITPNSYFSLDVQTQGDGNRFAELVLDKPLDREQQAVHRYVLTAVDGGQPQQRTGTALLTIRVLDSNDNVPAFEQPVYTVSLPENSPPGTLVLQLNASDPDEGQNGEVIYSFSSHISARARELFGISPRTGRLEVSGELDYEESSVYQVYVQAKDLGPNAVPAHCKVLVRVLDANDNPPEISFSTVKEAVSEAAAPGTVVALFSVSDRDSEENGQVQCELLQGDAPFRLKSSFKNYYTIVTEGPLDREQPGGDAYTLTVVARDLGEPALSTSKSIQVRVSDVNDNAPRFSQPLYQVYVSENNVPGAYIYAVSATDRDQGANAQLAYSILESQIQGMSVFTYVSINAENGFLYALRSFDYEQLKEFSFQVEARDAGEEPQPLAGNATVSIIVVDQNDNAPAIVSPLPGRNGTPAREVLPRSAEPGYLVSRVAAVDADDGENARLTYSIARGNEASLFRMDWRTGELRTARKVPAKRDPQRPFELVIEVRDHGQPPLSSTAAIQVVLVDSAVERQGGGGGGGLGAGGGGAGGAGGEHRPSRAGGETSLDLTLILIIALGSVSFIFLLAMIVLAVRCQKEKKLNIYTCLASDCCLGCCCCCPCCSRQARARKKKLSKSDIMLVQSSNVPSNPAQVPVEESGSFGSHHHNQNYCYQVCLTPESAKTDLMFLKPCSPSRSTDTEHNPCGAIVTGYTDQQPDIISNGSILSNETKHQRAELSYLVDRPRRVNSSAFQEADIVSSKDSGHGDSEQGDSDHDATNRGQSSGMDLFSNCTEECKALGHSDRCWMPSFVPSDGRQAADYRSNLHVPGMDSVPDTEVFETPEAQPGTERSFSTFGKEKALHSTLERKELDGLLTNTRAPYKPPYLTRKRIC
- the PCDH10 gene encoding protocadherin-10 isoform X4, which translates into the protein MIVLFLLALLWMVEGALSQLHYTVQEEQEHGTFVGNIAEDLGLDITKLSARRFQTVPNSRSPYLELNLETGVLYVNEKIDREQICKQNPPSCQLHLEVFLENPLELFRVEIEVLDINDNPPSFPEPDLTVEISESATPGTRFPLESAFDPDVGTNSLRTYEITPNSYFSLDVQTQGDGNRFAELVLDKPLDREQQAVHRYVLTAVDGGQPQQRTGTALLTIRVLDSNDNVPAFEQPVYTVSLPENSPPGTLVLQLNASDPDEGQNGEVIYSFSSHISARARELFGISPRTGRLEVSGELDYEESSVYQVYVQAKDLGPNAVPAHCKVLVRVLDANDNPPEISFSTVKEAVSEAAAPGTVVALFSVSDRDSEENGQVQCELLQGDAPFRLKSSFKNYYTIVTEGPLDREQPGGDAYTLTVVARDLGEPALSTSKSIQVRVSDVNDNAPRFSQPLYQVYVSENNVPGAYIYAVSATDRDQGANAQLAYSILESQIQGMSVFTYVSINAENGFLYALRSFDYEQLKEFSFQVEARDAGEEPQPLAGNATVSIIVVDQNDNAPAIVSPLPGRNGTPAREVLPRSAEPGYLVSRVAAVDADDGENARLTYSIARGNEASLFRMDWRTGELRTARKVPAKRDPQRPFELVIEVRDHGQPPLSSTAAIQVVLVDSAVERQGGGGGGGLGAGGGGAGGAGGEHRPSRAGGETSLDLTLILIIALGSVSFIFLLAMIVLAVRCQKEKKLNIYTCLASDCCLGCCCCCPCCSRQARARKKKLSKSDIMLVQSSNVPSNPAQVPVEESGSFGSHHHNQNYCYQVCLTPESAKTDLMFLKPCSPSRSTDTEHNPCGAIVTGYTDQQPDIISNGSILSNETKHQRAELSYLVDRPRRVNSSAFQEADIVSSKDSGHGDSEQGDSDHDATNRGQSSERRPSSRTAKF
- the PCDH10 gene encoding protocadherin-10 isoform X5, with protein sequence MIVLFLLALLWMVEGALSQLHYTVQEEQEHGTFVGNIAEDLGLDITKLSARRFQTVPNSRSPYLELNLETGVLYVNEKIDREQICKQNPPSCQLHLEVFLENPLELFRVEIEVLDINDNPPSFPEPDLTVEISESATPGTRFPLESAFDPDVGTNSLRTYEITPNSYFSLDVQTQGDGNRFAELVLDKPLDREQQAVHRYVLTAVDGGQPQQRTGTALLTIRVLDSNDNVPAFEQPVYTVSLPENSPPGTLVLQLNASDPDEGQNGEVIYSFSSHISARARELFGISPRTGRLEVSGELDYEESSVYQVYVQAKDLGPNAVPAHCKVLVRVLDANDNPPEISFSTVKEAVSEAAAPGTVVALFSVSDRDSEENGQVQCELLQGDAPFRLKSSFKNYYTIVTEGPLDREQPGGDAYTLTVVARDLGEPALSTSKSIQVRVSDVNDNAPRFSQPLYQVYVSENNVPGAYIYAVSATDRDQGANAQLAYSILESQIQGMSVFTYVSINAENGFLYALRSFDYEQLKEFSFQVEARDAGEEPQPLAGNATVSIIVVDQNDNAPAIVSPLPGRNGTPAREVLPRSAEPGYLVSRVAAVDADDGENARLTYSIARGNEASLFRMDWRTGELRTARKVPAKRDPQRPFELVIEVRDHGQPPLSSTAAIQVVLVDSAVERQGGGGGGGLGAGGGGAGGAGGEHRPSRAGGETSLDLTLILIIALGSVSFIFLLAMIVLAVRCQKEKKLNIYTCLASDCCLGCCCCCPCCSRQARARKKKLSKSDIMLVQSSNVPSNPAQVPVEESGSFGSHHHNQNYCYQVCLTPESAKTDLMFLKPCSPSRSTDTEHNPCGAIVTGYTDQQPDIISNGSILSNETKHQRAELSYLVDRPRRVNSSAFQEADIVSSKDSGHGDSEQGDSDHDATNRGQSSARKRIC
- the PCDH10 gene encoding protocadherin-10 isoform X3, whose translation is MIVLFLLALLWMVEGALSQLHYTVQEEQEHGTFVGNIAEDLGLDITKLSARRFQTVPNSRSPYLELNLETGVLYVNEKIDREQICKQNPPSCQLHLEVFLENPLELFRVEIEVLDINDNPPSFPEPDLTVEISESATPGTRFPLESAFDPDVGTNSLRTYEITPNSYFSLDVQTQGDGNRFAELVLDKPLDREQQAVHRYVLTAVDGGQPQQRTGTALLTIRVLDSNDNVPAFEQPVYTVSLPENSPPGTLVLQLNASDPDEGQNGEVIYSFSSHISARARELFGISPRTGRLEVSGELDYEESSVYQVYVQAKDLGPNAVPAHCKVLVRVLDANDNPPEISFSTVKEAVSEAAAPGTVVALFSVSDRDSEENGQVQCELLQGDAPFRLKSSFKNYYTIVTEGPLDREQPGGDAYTLTVVARDLGEPALSTSKSIQVRVSDVNDNAPRFSQPLYQVYVSENNVPGAYIYAVSATDRDQGANAQLAYSILESQIQGMSVFTYVSINAENGFLYALRSFDYEQLKEFSFQVEARDAGEEPQPLAGNATVSIIVVDQNDNAPAIVSPLPGRNGTPAREVLPRSAEPGYLVSRVAAVDADDGENARLTYSIARGNEASLFRMDWRTGELRTARKVPAKRDPQRPFELVIEVRDHGQPPLSSTAAIQVVLVDSAVERQGGGGGGGLGAGGGGAGGAGGEHRPSRAGGETSLDLTLILIIALGSVSFIFLLAMIVLAVRCQKEKKLNIYTCLASDCCLGCCCCCPCCSRQARARKKKLSKSDIMLVQSSNVPSNPAQVPVEESGSFGSHHHNQNYCYQVCLTPESAKTDLMFLKPCSPSRSTDTEHNPCGAIVTGYTDQQPDIISNGSILSNETKHQRAELSYLVDRPRRVNSSAFQEADIVSSKDSGHGDSEQGDSDHDATNRGQSSGMDLFSNCTEECKALGHSDRCWMPSFVPSDGRQAADYRSNLHVPGMDSVPDTEVFETPEAQPGTERSFSTFGKEKALHSTLERKELDGLLTNTRAPYKPPYLICQR
- the PCDH10 gene encoding protocadherin-10 isoform X1, coding for MIVLFLLALLWMVEGALSQLHYTVQEEQEHGTFVGNIAEDLGLDITKLSARRFQTVPNSRSPYLELNLETGVLYVNEKIDREQICKQNPPSCQLHLEVFLENPLELFRVEIEVLDINDNPPSFPEPDLTVEISESATPGTRFPLESAFDPDVGTNSLRTYEITPNSYFSLDVQTQGDGNRFAELVLDKPLDREQQAVHRYVLTAVDGGQPQQRTGTALLTIRVLDSNDNVPAFEQPVYTVSLPENSPPGTLVLQLNASDPDEGQNGEVIYSFSSHISARARELFGISPRTGRLEVSGELDYEESSVYQVYVQAKDLGPNAVPAHCKVLVRVLDANDNPPEISFSTVKEAVSEAAAPGTVVALFSVSDRDSEENGQVQCELLQGDAPFRLKSSFKNYYTIVTEGPLDREQPGGDAYTLTVVARDLGEPALSTSKSIQVRVSDVNDNAPRFSQPLYQVYVSENNVPGAYIYAVSATDRDQGANAQLAYSILESQIQGMSVFTYVSINAENGFLYALRSFDYEQLKEFSFQVEARDAGEEPQPLAGNATVSIIVVDQNDNAPAIVSPLPGRNGTPAREVLPRSAEPGYLVSRVAAVDADDGENARLTYSIARGNEASLFRMDWRTGELRTARKVPAKRDPQRPFELVIEVRDHGQPPLSSTAAIQVVLVDSAVERQGGGGGGGLGAGGGGAGGAGGEHRPSRAGGETSLDLTLILIIALGSVSFIFLLAMIVLAVRCQKEKKLNIYTCLASDCCLGCCCCCPCCSRQARARKKKLSKSDIMLVQSSNVPSNPAQVPVEESGSFGSHHHNQNYCYQVCLTPESAKTDLMFLKPCSPSRSTDTEHNPCGAIVTGYTDQQPDIISNGSILSNETKHQRAELSYLVDRPRRVNSSAFQEADIVSSKDSGHGDSEQGDSDHDATNRGQSSGMDLFSNCTEECKALGHSDRCWMPSFVPSDGRQAADYRSNLHVPGMDSVPDTEVFETPEAQPGTERSFSTFGKEKALHSTLERKELDGLLTNTRAPYKPPYLKRRPSSRTAKF